A region from the Desulfobaccales bacterium genome encodes:
- a CDS encoding DUF5132 domain-containing protein, which yields MAIWDSLKMNPTNILIGIGVAVAVPVVLPVVVTVIRPLAKAAIKGGFTLVEKLTEYTAEAAEQVSDLYAEAKAEHVAGGAAADIHKS from the coding sequence GTGGCAATTTGGGATAGTCTGAAAATGAATCCCACCAACATTCTGATCGGCATCGGCGTGGCGGTGGCGGTCCCGGTGGTGCTGCCAGTGGTGGTCACGGTCATCCGGCCGTTGGCCAAGGCTGCCATCAAAGGCGGATTCACTCTGGTGGAAAAGTTAACGGAATATACCGCGGAAGCCGCCGAACAAGTTAGCGATCTCTATGCCGAAGCCAAGGCCGAGCACGTCGCCGGGGGAGCAGCCGCGGACATTCATAAGAGCTAA